The Oceanidesulfovibrio indonesiensis region CTATCCAGAATATCTCGCGGATGTTTTCCACGAGATCGCGGAAACGCTCTTCGCTCCGGGCCCGCTCCAGTTCCGCCTCTTTCATGGCGGTGACGTTCTGAAACGTTCCGATGATGGTGACCGGGGCCGTCGAGGACTCAGGGGTGCTGAGCCGGCCTATGAGATGGAACCAGCGCCACTCGCCGAAGGCGTTGCGCATGCGGAACGTCGCTTCGTAGCGGTCCGTCTCCCCGCGGAAATGGGCGTCCCGCGCATCTCGATGCATGGCGCGGTCATCGGGATGGATGCGTTCTTCCCAAAAGGCGAGGGGCGCTTCCACCTCGCCTGGGCTGTACCCGAGAGCGCGCACGAGGGACTCCTCCAGGCGCAGCCTGCCCGTGGAGCGGTCGTATTCCCACATGCCGACCGCGGCAATCTCCATGGCCAGGGACAAACGCTGGCTGAGGCGCCAGGCTTCCTCCTCGGCGCGTTTGCGGTCCGCTATCTCCTCGCCCAGCACCGTGATCATGGAGTGCAGCTCGCGGGTGCGGTTCTGCACCTGGTATTCCAGCGTCTGCTGAAGTCTGCGCAGCGCGTCCTCCAGGTTCTTCTGCTCGGTGTAGTCTATGGTGACCCCCCGCAGAAACGCGAGGTTGCCCTCTGCATCGTACACCTGCTCCGCCTTGGCGATGAGGAAGCGTACGCCGTTCTGGATATGGCGAACGCGGAAGCTGAAGGGACCGACGGAACGGCCCGCCAGCAGGTCCGACCAGCACGATGCGACAACTCGCATGTCACTGGGCGGGATATGCTTGCTGAAACCCTCCCAGCCGGGTGTGAACGACTGCCGGGAAACACCGAACATCTGGTAGAGGCCGTCGCTCCACGTATACACGTCGGCGGCGACATCGTACTCCCAGAATGCGGCGTCGGTTATGTACAGGCGGTAGTCCTGAGGGAATTCACCGCTCTCGGATTCTTCGAGCAGGTCGTCCGCGCCTGCCGGCGGAAACAGAAACAGATTGGCGGGTTCCGTGCCAAAAGCATGCGACAGTTTTTCGATGAGCTTGAACGAGGGCGTGGCCTTGCCGCGCTCGATATTGCTCAGATGCTCCGGCGTGATGCCGAGTAGGGCTGACAGCTGCTCCTGCGTGTAGCCGTTCAGCTTCCGCAAGGAGCGGAGTCGTTTGCCAAAAGCGTGTTCGAACATGAAGCCCCCCGGCTTATCTATGCTCTAAACAAGGAATGTTTTTTTGAACATGAACTAATAATTCGAGTGAAACGAAGCGGGTTATGAATATGGCGATCCTGCGAAAGGACTCTGCGGCATGTAGTTGAAGCAAGGCCTTGAAATGCAATAAAAAAGCCGACCCGAGAAGAACTCGGGCCGGCCGTGGTCTCGGCAGGGGGCAATTCGCCGAAATTTTTGCGGTGGGCTATTGCTGCATGTTCTGGATAATGGCCTTGCAGAATGCCGGCAGGTCATCCGGGGTGCGGCTGGAGATCAGATTGCCGTCCACCACGACCTCCTCGTCCACCCACTGCGCGCCGGCGTTTACCAGATCGTCGCGGATGGCGAAAAAGGACGTGCAGCGCTTGCCCTCCAGAATGCCGGCCGAAGCCGGAACCCAACCGGCGTGACAGATATAGGCCACGGTCTTGCCCGTTTCGAACATCTCCTTCACGAACTCGTTGGCCGCTTCGTAGCGCCTTATCACGTCAGGAGCGTAACCGCCGGGGATGATCACGCCGTCGAAGTCCGTGGGATCGAGTTCGTCATAGCTCAGGTCGGCCTTGGCCGGCATGCCGTACTTGCCTTTGTACACGCCGTCTTTTTCAGGGCCGGCCAGCGTCACCGCGGCTCCGGCCTCCTTCATGCGGAAATAGGGATAGACGAATTCGTAGTCGTTGTGGTGGTCGGCCACCAGCAACACGATCTTCTTGCCCGTAAGCTCGCTCATGCTCGCCTCCTTCTGAGGTGTTGGTGCAAGTGGAGTTCCGTGCGGGACGGAAATCACCAGCCACCATGCACCAAATCCGTTGCGAAGTGGAGGGCAGAAGACGGGGAAGCCCCATTCTGCACCCGGGCCTCTACGTGCTCGCCAGGCTCGTGAGCACGATGCCTGCGGCGTCTTTCCCTTGTACGTGGCCTTGCTGCTTGAGGGTCATGAGGCCAGCCAGCCCGGCGGAGCCCGTGGCTGAAGCCGATACGATGGTGTGGGCCGACACGAGCCCGCGGGCTGCGGCGATGGTTTCTTCCGGGGCGATGACGGGCACCCCTCCTGTCCGCAGCACGCCGGCGGCGAGATAGAACCAGTCGTGAGGCACTGCGTCCAGCATGCCCGCAGCGCTGCTGTGCGGGGTTCCGGCGTCCCAGGGCCACATGAACCCGGAAGGGTTGGCAACGGCCCGTGCGAGCACCCGCTGCACCTCCTCCGTGGCGAACCGCTCGGCGGCGAAGGCTGCGACATCGGCCACCTGGGCGCTTTCTTCGTCCAGGAACTCTCGCAGGATAGCTGTTTCGTCTTCCGGGTCGGAGTCGATGTCGTACTCGAGATCGAAGGACAGACCGGCCGCATCGGCCACGTGGGCAAGCAGCAGGGCGTGGCAGCGCACGAACGGGAAACTTGCGGCCGGCTGCACGACGTGAAATCGCGGCAGGGTATCCAGCAGCCCCCACTCTCTGCATGACTCCATGGCCTCGATAGCTGCGCGGGCAAACGCGCCGCCCCCCACCTGGAGCACGAGGTGGTCGAGAACTATGCCCGCTTCGGCAAGCTGGAGCGCCAGCTCGTACCCCAGAGACCGGCCGCCTTCGATGCTCGACCAGTTGTCCGGCCCAGAGCAGGCAAAGGGAATGAACTCGCGTTCGGCCACGGCGTTCCGAAACGCGCGGTAACACGGGTCCCCGGTCTCGCCTGTCTGGCGTGCGATCTTTTCGATGAACGCGCCTTGGGAACGCAACGCCTCTTCCGTATCGGGGTTCAGGTCCGCCGGCACGAAACAGTGCAACGGATACTCGCCGGCGCGCGCCACCACAGCTGCTGCCAGGGCTTCGTCCCCGGACCCGTGCACGGCGAGGGGCGTCTTGGCCTCGGAACCGGACAGCCGGCGGTGGGCTTCCAGGTAAAGGAGCGAGCCCATGAAATGGCGCGACTTGTTGGACCCGGCTATGTTGGCGGTTTCATCCTTGGCCAGCAGGGGGCCGTCGTGGCCGATGGCTCTGGCAATGGGGCCGGCTGCGAAAAGTGCCGTTGCCTCGAAGGTGAGGCCTTCGTAACGCATGAGGTTGTCGTTCAGGCCTTCGAGATGGGCGAGGTACCCCTGCTCGCCGGCCAGAAGGTGGCTCGAAAATGCGTTGCGAAACACGCGGAACGATCCGCGCTCGCCGTCCTCCCAGGCTTGGCGCCACAGTTCGACCTCCGGCCTGGCGCGGTGGACCTGGCGCAGGACGTGCTCGGCGTCCGGTGCGGTTTTGGGACAGCCGAAATGCCTTTCCATTATGCGATAGTCGACGGAGCAGGCCGGGCAGTGGAGAGCCATGTCCATGAAACAGAAACTCCTCAGGATAGATATTGTTGGCAGTCTCGTTTCCCGGCTACGCACTTCCTGATGGGAATGCAACCGCCCGGACCTGTACAGTGCAGCTTCGTCTGGCGCAGCCCCTCGGAACGCAGGGTTGTATCGCCTGACAGAACAAGGCATTGTGAAATGAAGAAAAAGAGGACGAACATGAAGTGGCAGTTCCTACTCATACCATGCCCGGAGTGATAAACTGTCGAGACGTTCTACCAGGGGGGAAGAATACGACGCATGGATATAGACGCATTTGGAAAACGAGTGCGCTATCTGCGAATGCTGGCCAAGCTGACGCAGGCGCAAACAGCTGAGAGACTTGGGATAACTCCCGAGCATCTCGGTAATATCGAACGTGGTGTATCAGTCCCGTCGTTCGAGTTGATATATCGAATTGCGGATGTTCTGAACACAGAACCGTTCAACTTGTTCCTCTCCGCAAAGAGCAGTTCCGAAACGTGCCGCGTCAGCCAGGACAACTCCTGGTCCAGTTTCCTGTCCGGTATGGGATTCTGGGAATACGATATGGAGAGCGGCGAAATGTACTGGAGCGAATCGCTCTTCAAGCTGCTTGGACATTCTGTCAAATCAGTGAAGCCCAGCATCGAACTGATGCTCGAACGCGTGCATCCGGACGACCTCGGGCGCATCCGTGAAAAGTGGGAGGCGTTGCTCAAGGGCAACGACATACCGCCGATCAAATTTCGAGTGTGTGACGGCGACGGCGAGTACCGGACTGTGATCAACTTTGGTGAAGTCAGGAAGGGACGCAATGCTGTCGTGGGCTTCAACGTGGATATTACCGAAAACTGCATGCTTCTCGATGCATTCCGGGAGTTGCAGGAAGTGGTGGAAGAGGAGACAGCCGGACGAACCCGCAGCCTGAACGACATTATCCTGCTGCTGGCGTCGGCTATGGAAAAGAAGGATGCCGTCCAGGCGGAGCTAGAGGATCGTGAAACCTTGTTCCGTGGGTTCGTGGAAAACATCCGGGATGTCTTCTACGTCATGGAGCCGGGCGAGGGATTCACCTATGTGAGCCCGGTTTGCGAGGATATTCTCGGCGTGTCTGCATCGAAAATCATCGAAAATGTCGAGAATTTCTACGCGGTAGTCCATCCGCAGGACCGCGGCCAGGTTCGAGCGATGCATGACAGGCGCTTGCGGGGGGAGCAAGCGCACGGCGTGTACCGGATTATCCACAGAGACGGCGAGGTCAGACGGATGCGCTCGCGAAGCTTCGTCCTGCCGGGCGCATCCGCGCATGGATCGGTCAGGATTATCGGCGTCACCGAAGACATCACCGATGTCCATTATGCCGAGTCGGCCCGGGAAAAAGCGGAAGACCTGCTCGAACGGGTGCTCACCGCCGTGGGCGACGCCGTGTGCATCGTGGACCCGGAACGTCGCATCGTCCGCGCCAGTGAGGGAATGGCCAGGCTGTTCGGGCACGGCAAGCAGTTGGTCGGCAAAACGCCCGAAGAGTTGATGGCGAACTGCGCGAACGTTGCCGGCGCGGAGGTGTTCGAGGTGCACGCCGGCGAGCTGGCCGTGCTGGAGCAAACCACTCCCGAGGGAGACACGCGGATTCTGGAGGTCCACGAGTTCCCGCACTTTACGGACGACGGACGCCAGGATGGCGGCGTGATCGTGCTGCGCGACGTGACCGAGAAGCATCGCGCCATCCGGACGCTGGAGCGCGCCTGCGAAGAAAAAAGCCGGTTTCTCGCGTTTCTCAGCCATGAGATACGCACGCCGCTCAACGGCATGCTCGGCCTGTTGCAACTGCTCAAGATGGAACAGGATCTGGGCGAACACGAGTACGTGGACGCCGCCCTCGCTTCAGGTTCCATACTCACGGATCTGGTCAACGGCGTTCTGGATCTGTCGCGCCTGGAAGCAGGTCGGATGGAGTTCCGCGAGGAGCCGTTCGGACCTCGCGACCTCGTGCAATCGGTGGTGACCCAGTTCGAGTGTCTGGCCGCGATGAAGTCTTTGTCGGTGGAACAGGTTTACGCAAATCCTTTGCCGCCCCGTCTTGTGGGCGACAAGAAGCGGATACGGCAGATCCTTTCCAATCTGCTGGCCAATGCCATCAAGTTCACGGACCAGGGAAACGTCATAGTCCGTGCCGAATTGTTGTCCGATACGGGCGACAGTGAAACGGGAAGGGGAAGAAACGCCGGCGACGGTTCCGCCGGAGTATTTCGCCTCATGGTGTGCGACACCGGAGAGGGAATACCCAGGAACAAGATCGACAGCATCTTCGATGAATATGTGCAGGCCGGCGACTCACGCACCTCCAACCAGGGCTTCGGACTCGGACTGGCGATCATCAAGCGCCTCCTGGATGCCATGGGCGGCGAGGTTCAGGTGGAGAGCGAACCAGGCAAGGGATCCTGCTTCACCTGCTTCATTCCGGTCGGCCGCGATTCCTGATCCACCCCGTCACAGCCACTCGGCCTTTCTGGTCCGCTCGCCGCCGGCATCGCCCGTGTTCACGGTTGTCGCGGGCTCGATGAGCAGGACCTCCACGAGCTCCGGCGCTACCGGTTTGTGGGCCACGCCGCGCGGCACCATGATAAACTCGCCGGGGCCGACCGTAACGTCGCCGTCGTCGAACGCC contains the following coding sequences:
- a CDS encoding type 1 glutamine amidotransferase domain-containing protein, with translation MSELTGKKIVLLVADHHNDYEFVYPYFRMKEAGAAVTLAGPEKDGVYKGKYGMPAKADLSYDELDPTDFDGVIIPGGYAPDVIRRYEAANEFVKEMFETGKTVAYICHAGWVPASAGILEGKRCTSFFAIRDDLVNAGAQWVDEEVVVDGNLISSRTPDDLPAFCKAIIQNMQQ
- a CDS encoding pyridoxal-phosphate dependent enzyme — its product is MDMALHCPACSVDYRIMERHFGCPKTAPDAEHVLRQVHRARPEVELWRQAWEDGERGSFRVFRNAFSSHLLAGEQGYLAHLEGLNDNLMRYEGLTFEATALFAAGPIARAIGHDGPLLAKDETANIAGSNKSRHFMGSLLYLEAHRRLSGSEAKTPLAVHGSGDEALAAAVVARAGEYPLHCFVPADLNPDTEEALRSQGAFIEKIARQTGETGDPCYRAFRNAVAEREFIPFACSGPDNWSSIEGGRSLGYELALQLAEAGIVLDHLVLQVGGGAFARAAIEAMESCREWGLLDTLPRFHVVQPAASFPFVRCHALLLAHVADAAGLSFDLEYDIDSDPEDETAILREFLDEESAQVADVAAFAAERFATEEVQRVLARAVANPSGFMWPWDAGTPHSSAAGMLDAVPHDWFYLAAGVLRTGGVPVIAPEETIAAARGLVSAHTIVSASATGSAGLAGLMTLKQQGHVQGKDAAGIVLTSLAST
- a CDS encoding PAS domain-containing protein — its product is MESGEMYWSESLFKLLGHSVKSVKPSIELMLERVHPDDLGRIREKWEALLKGNDIPPIKFRVCDGDGEYRTVINFGEVRKGRNAVVGFNVDITENCMLLDAFRELQEVVEEETAGRTRSLNDIILLLASAMEKKDAVQAELEDRETLFRGFVENIRDVFYVMEPGEGFTYVSPVCEDILGVSASKIIENVENFYAVVHPQDRGQVRAMHDRRLRGEQAHGVYRIIHRDGEVRRMRSRSFVLPGASAHGSVRIIGVTEDITDVHYAESAREKAEDLLERVLTAVGDAVCIVDPERRIVRASEGMARLFGHGKQLVGKTPEELMANCANVAGAEVFEVHAGELAVLEQTTPEGDTRILEVHEFPHFTDDGRQDGGVIVLRDVTEKHRAIRTLERACEEKSRFLAFLSHEIRTPLNGMLGLLQLLKMEQDLGEHEYVDAALASGSILTDLVNGVLDLSRLEAGRMEFREEPFGPRDLVQSVVTQFECLAAMKSLSVEQVYANPLPPRLVGDKKRIRQILSNLLANAIKFTDQGNVIVRAELLSDTGDSETGRGRNAGDGSAGVFRLMVCDTGEGIPRNKIDSIFDEYVQAGDSRTSNQGFGLGLAIIKRLLDAMGGEVQVESEPGKGSCFTCFIPVGRDS
- a CDS encoding cupin domain-containing protein, with the protein product MKKVNLAKAFASIQETWSPRIAAQVNDVHVKLAKLEGEFVRHTHQNEDELFYVLSGVLTMAFDDGDVTVGPGEFIMVPRGVAHKPVAPELVEVLLIEPATTVNTGDAGGERTRKAEWL